The Streptomyces sp. NBC_01268 genome window below encodes:
- a CDS encoding 3'-5' exonuclease: protein MTTHWFDGPLAAFDTETTGVDVEEDRIVSAALVVQDAAGMRPRVTRWLVNPGVPVPAGATAVHGLTDDHLQRNGRWPSPVVEELARAIAEQSAAGRPLVVMNAPFDLTILDRELRRHRASSLGTYLDGVPLCVLDPRVLDKHLDRYRKGRRTLTDLCEQYGVVLDGAHDAAADASAALEVVRSVGRRFASRLERLSPPELHTLQAVWHAAQARGLQAWFARQGTPEAVDPAWPLRPELRTAA, encoded by the coding sequence ATGACGACGCACTGGTTCGATGGGCCCCTGGCCGCATTCGACACGGAGACCACGGGAGTCGACGTCGAGGAGGACCGGATCGTGTCCGCCGCCCTCGTCGTCCAGGACGCCGCGGGCATGCGCCCGCGGGTGACGCGCTGGCTGGTGAACCCCGGCGTCCCGGTGCCGGCGGGAGCCACCGCCGTGCACGGGCTGACGGACGATCACCTCCAGCGCAACGGGCGCTGGCCCTCGCCGGTGGTGGAGGAGCTGGCCCGGGCGATAGCCGAACAGAGCGCGGCGGGGCGGCCCCTGGTGGTGATGAACGCGCCCTTCGACCTGACGATCCTGGACCGCGAGCTGCGCCGCCACCGCGCCTCCTCGCTCGGCACCTACCTGGACGGCGTCCCGCTGTGCGTGCTCGACCCGCGGGTGCTGGACAAGCACCTGGACCGGTACCGCAAGGGCCGCCGGACCCTGACGGACCTGTGCGAGCAGTACGGCGTGGTGCTGGACGGCGCCCACGACGCGGCGGCGGACGCCTCGGCCGCGCTCGAGGTCGTGCGATCGGTGGGGCGGCGTTTCGCCTCGCGCCTGGAGCGCCTGTCGCCGCCGGAACTGCACACGCTGCAGGCGGTGTGGCACGCGGCGCAGGCGCGCGGCCTGCAGGCCTGGTTCGCCCGGCAGGGCACTCCGGAGGCGGTGGACCCGGCGTGGCCGCTGCGTCCGGAGCTGCGGACGGCGGCGTAG
- a CDS encoding DUF4365 domain-containing protein — protein sequence MAIAQPEWGGPPPQRAAPLRGSLATTACMETLQVGYLHAVAAAAGCSLSQPFPDNGIDWHVSHSAPGHTVDDEVTIKVQLKCTYQLPPRTPGAAPAFSFTLDNEHLVKLARTPVAVHKILVVMLVPRDREDWLRADHDRLDLRHCCYWINLAGHPVTGRRRTTVRVSTARIFDDRALCEIMARVGVGGRP from the coding sequence ATGGCGATCGCCCAGCCCGAATGGGGAGGGCCGCCGCCCCAGCGGGCGGCACCGCTGCGCGGCTCGCTCGCCACCACCGCCTGCATGGAGACCCTCCAGGTGGGGTACCTCCACGCGGTCGCGGCGGCGGCGGGCTGCTCGCTGTCGCAGCCGTTCCCGGACAACGGCATCGACTGGCACGTGAGCCACAGTGCCCCCGGGCACACGGTCGACGACGAGGTGACCATCAAGGTGCAGCTGAAGTGCACCTACCAACTGCCGCCGCGCACCCCCGGCGCCGCACCCGCGTTCTCGTTCACCCTGGACAACGAGCACCTGGTGAAGCTGGCCCGGACGCCCGTGGCCGTGCACAAGATCCTGGTCGTGATGCTCGTGCCGCGGGACCGGGAGGACTGGCTGCGGGCCGACCACGACCGGCTCGACCTGCGGCACTGCTGCTACTGGATCAACCTGGCCGGCCACCCGGTCACGGGACGGCGCAGGACCACCGTGCGCGTCTCGACGGCGCGGATCTTCGACGACCGGGCGCTCTGCGAGATCATGGCCCGGGTCGGCGTGGGAGGGAGACCCTGA
- the thrS gene encoding threonine--tRNA ligase, whose amino-acid sequence MSEVRVTVQSASGSEERTVSAGTTAGALFADDRTVIAARVAGELKDLAYVLAEGDVVEGVEISSPDGLDILRHSTAHVMAQAVQELFPEAKLGIGPPVRDGFYYDFDVEKPFTPEDLKVIEKKMQEIQKRGQRFSRRVVTDEEAREELADEPYKLELIGIKGSASTDDGANVEVGGGELSIYDNLDAKTGDLCWKDLCRGPHLPTTRNIPAFKLMRNAAAYWRGSEKNPMLQRIYGTAWPSKEELKAHLEFLAEAEKRDHRKLGNELDLFSIPDEIGSGLAVFHPKGGIIRRVMEDYSRKRHEEEGYEFVYSPHATKGKLFEKSGHLDWYAEGMYPPMQLDEGVDYYLKPMNCPMHNLIFDARGRSYRELPLRLFEFGTVYRYEKSGVVHGLTRARGFTQDDAHIYCTREQMADELDKTLTFVLNLLRDYGLTDFYLELSTKDPEKYVGSDEVWEEATSVLQQVAEKQGLPLTPDPGGAAFYGPKISVQARDAIGRTWQMSTVQLDFNLPERFDLEYTSPDGTKQRPVMIHRALFGSIERFFAVLLEHYAGAFPAWLAPVQATGIPIGDAHIPYLQEFAAKAKKQGLRVEVDASADRMQKKIRNAQKQKVPFMIIAGDEDMANGAVSFRYRDGSQENGIPVDEAIAKIAKAVEDRVQV is encoded by the coding sequence GTGTCTGAAGTCCGTGTGACCGTCCAGTCCGCCTCGGGATCAGAGGAGAGGACGGTGAGCGCGGGCACCACGGCCGGCGCCCTGTTCGCCGACGACCGTACCGTGATCGCCGCCCGTGTCGCGGGCGAGCTGAAGGACCTGGCGTACGTACTCGCCGAGGGCGACGTCGTCGAGGGGGTGGAGATCTCCTCGCCGGACGGTCTCGACATCCTCCGCCACTCCACCGCGCACGTCATGGCCCAGGCCGTGCAGGAGCTGTTCCCCGAGGCCAAGCTGGGCATCGGCCCGCCGGTCCGGGACGGCTTCTACTACGACTTCGACGTCGAGAAGCCCTTCACTCCCGAGGACCTCAAGGTCATCGAGAAGAAGATGCAGGAGATCCAGAAGCGCGGCCAGCGCTTCTCCCGCCGTGTCGTCACGGACGAGGAGGCCCGCGAGGAGCTCGCGGACGAGCCGTACAAGCTGGAGCTCATCGGCATCAAGGGCTCGGCCTCGACCGACGACGGCGCGAACGTCGAGGTCGGCGGCGGCGAGCTGTCGATCTACGACAACCTGGACGCCAAGACCGGCGACCTGTGCTGGAAGGACCTCTGCCGCGGTCCGCACCTGCCCACCACCCGGAACATCCCGGCGTTCAAGCTGATGCGCAACGCCGCCGCCTACTGGCGCGGCAGCGAGAAGAACCCGATGCTCCAGCGCATCTACGGCACCGCGTGGCCGTCGAAGGAGGAGCTGAAGGCCCACCTCGAGTTCCTCGCCGAGGCCGAGAAGCGCGACCACCGCAAGCTGGGCAACGAGCTGGACCTGTTCTCCATCCCGGACGAGATCGGCTCGGGCCTCGCCGTCTTCCACCCCAAGGGCGGCATCATCCGCCGGGTCATGGAGGACTACTCGCGCAAGCGGCACGAGGAGGAGGGCTACGAGTTCGTCTACTCGCCGCACGCCACCAAGGGCAAGCTGTTCGAGAAGTCCGGTCACCTCGACTGGTACGCCGAGGGCATGTACCCCCCCATGCAGCTCGACGAGGGCGTGGACTACTACCTCAAGCCCATGAACTGCCCGATGCACAACCTGATCTTCGACGCGCGCGGGCGCTCCTACCGTGAGCTGCCGCTGCGCCTGTTCGAGTTCGGCACCGTGTACCGGTACGAGAAGTCCGGCGTCGTGCACGGTCTGACCCGTGCCCGGGGCTTCACCCAGGACGACGCGCACATCTACTGCACCCGCGAGCAGATGGCGGACGAGCTCGACAAGACGCTCACCTTCGTCCTGAACCTGCTGCGCGACTACGGTCTGACCGACTTCTACCTGGAGCTGTCCACCAAGGACCCGGAGAAGTACGTCGGGTCGGACGAGGTCTGGGAGGAGGCCACCTCGGTCCTCCAGCAGGTCGCCGAGAAGCAGGGCCTGCCGCTGACCCCCGACCCGGGCGGCGCCGCGTTCTACGGCCCGAAGATCTCGGTGCAGGCGCGGGACGCCATCGGCCGTACCTGGCAGATGTCGACCGTGCAGCTCGACTTCAACCTGCCGGAGCGGTTCGACCTGGAGTACACCTCCCCGGACGGCACCAAGCAGCGCCCGGTCATGATCCACCGCGCGCTGTTCGGCTCGATCGAGCGGTTCTTCGCGGTGCTCCTGGAGCACTACGCGGGTGCCTTCCCGGCCTGGCTCGCCCCGGTCCAGGCGACCGGCATCCCGATCGGCGACGCGCACATCCCGTACCTGCAGGAGTTCGCCGCCAAGGCGAAGAAGCAGGGCCTGCGGGTGGAGGTCGACGCCTCCGCGGACCGGATGCAGAAGAAGATCCGCAACGCGCAGAAGCAGAAGGTCCCGTTCATGATCATCGCCGGCGACGAGGACATGGCCAACGGTGCCGTCTCCTTCCGCTACCGCGACGGTTCGCAGGAGAACGGCATCCCGGTCGACGAGGCCATCGCCAAGATCGCCAAGGCCGTCGAGGACCGCGTCCAGGTCTGA
- a CDS encoding HIT family protein — MLHSMTTEPEQQIGVGTQDAFQRLWTPHRMAYIQGENKPTGPGADDGCPFCVIPSKSDEDGLVIARGRSVYAVLNLYPYNGGHLMVVPYRHVADYTDLDTAETAELGEFTKRAMVALRAASGAHGFNIGMNQGTVAGAGIAAHLHQHVVPRWGGDTNFMPVVGHTKVLPQLLADTRKMLADAWPAGI; from the coding sequence ATGCTGCACAGCATGACGACTGAGCCGGAGCAGCAGATCGGAGTGGGGACGCAGGACGCGTTCCAGCGCCTGTGGACGCCTCACCGGATGGCCTACATCCAGGGCGAGAACAAGCCCACCGGGCCGGGCGCCGACGACGGGTGTCCCTTCTGCGTGATCCCCTCCAAGTCGGACGAGGACGGCCTGGTGATCGCCCGGGGCCGGAGCGTGTACGCGGTCCTCAACCTCTACCCGTACAACGGCGGCCACCTGATGGTCGTGCCGTACCGGCACGTCGCCGACTACACCGACCTCGACACCGCCGAGACCGCGGAGCTCGGCGAGTTCACCAAGCGGGCCATGGTCGCGCTGCGGGCCGCCTCCGGCGCGCACGGCTTCAACATCGGCATGAACCAGGGCACGGTCGCCGGGGCCGGGATCGCCGCCCATCTGCACCAGCACGTCGTGCCCCGCTGGGGCGGGGACACCAACTTCATGCCGGTGGTCGGCCACACCAAGGTGCTGCCGCAGCTCCTCGCCGACACCCGGAAGATGCTGGCCGACGCCTGGCCGGCCGGCATCTGA
- a CDS encoding potassium channel family protein, whose amino-acid sequence MRDRPPVPPAQERWDSEMETPLTVTALVFLAAYAVRILGHHLPDPVKDLCLALTFAAWAVFLVDYVVRIRLSGTGVLRFVRHHLLDTVVLILPLLRPLRVVSVYDRVQRRRDKPRLTLYARVMAYGGMTAGLLGFAGALTVYQFEYDAPGATIRTFGDSVWWACATLATVGYGDVTPVTPMGRLTAVGMMGVGLALLGAVTGSFSSWLIQAFTREDEKGPPGNSPGAS is encoded by the coding sequence ATGAGAGACAGGCCGCCGGTCCCGCCCGCGCAGGAGCGCTGGGACAGCGAGATGGAGACCCCGCTGACGGTGACGGCCCTGGTCTTCCTCGCCGCCTACGCGGTACGGATCCTGGGGCACCACCTGCCGGACCCCGTGAAGGACCTCTGCCTCGCCCTGACGTTCGCCGCCTGGGCCGTCTTCCTCGTGGACTACGTCGTACGGATCAGGCTGAGCGGCACGGGCGTGCTGCGCTTCGTGCGCCACCATCTCCTCGACACCGTGGTGCTCATCCTGCCGCTGCTGCGCCCGCTGCGGGTCGTGAGCGTCTACGACCGGGTCCAGCGCCGCCGCGACAAGCCCCGGCTGACCCTGTACGCCCGGGTCATGGCGTACGGGGGGATGACGGCGGGGCTCCTCGGCTTCGCGGGGGCGCTGACCGTCTACCAGTTCGAGTACGACGCCCCCGGCGCGACGATCCGCACGTTCGGCGACTCGGTGTGGTGGGCGTGCGCGACGCTGGCGACGGTGGGCTACGGGGACGTGACCCCGGTGACCCCGATGGGGCGCCTGACGGCGGTCGGGATGATGGGGGTCGGCCTGGCCCTGCTCGGCGCGGTGACGGGTTCCTTCTCGTCCTGGCTGATCCAGGCGTTCACCCGCGAGGACGAGAAGGGGCCCCCGGGGAACTCCCCGGGGGCCTCCTGA